ATGCACAGACTTCAAGTAAGACCGATTCAACTGGGTGTAAATCTGTGTAGTAGATATATCGGCGTGCCCGAGCATTTCCTGCACCGCCCGGAGCGAGGCGCCGCCATCGACCAGATGGCTGGCGAAGCTGTGACGAAACGTATGCGGTGTAACCGCTTTGGTGATCCCGGCGCGCGTCACCGCTTTGCGCACCAGGTTGAACATCCCCATTGCCGAGAGTTGGCGCCCGAAGCGATTGAGAATGACATAATCCTGCGACTGGTCGTTGGCCAGCAGCGGACGTTCCATTTCGAGATACCGGCGCAGCCAGTGGACGGCCTCGGCGCCGACCGGCACCAGCCGCTCCTTACTTCCCTTGCCGACTACGCGCAGGTGGGCGACCTCCAGTTCGAGGAAGAGATTATTGCAGGTCAGATTGATCAATTCTGAGATGCGCAAGCCGGAACCGTAGAGGATTTCCAGGGCGGCACGATCGCGCAGGCCGAAGCGTGATTCGAGATCGACGGCGTTCATGATGCTTTCGACTTCGTCAAGAGAGAGTACGACCGGCAGGTTGCGGTACAGACGCGGCGATTCGAGGTGTTGCGTGGGATTGGCCGCAAGTATTCTTTCGCGCACCAGGAAGCGGAAGAATCCGCGGACGGCCGACAAGCGGCGCGCCATCGTGGCCGGCGCCAGACCGAGCTTACCGGAGAGAGCCAGGTACTCGATCAGCGCCGTCTTGTTGACCTCGCGCCACGACTTGATCCCCAGACTCTGAGCAAACTCGGCCAGTTGCTCCAAGTCGTGACGATACGACACGATCGTATGCTCGGCGAGATTCTGTTCGAGCGCGAGATGGTTGAGGAACAGCCCGATTTCTTCCTTCATGGTCAGAAATCCTCC
This region of Candidatus Zixiibacteriota bacterium genomic DNA includes:
- a CDS encoding tyrosine recombinase, yielding MKEEIGLFLNHLALEQNLAEHTIVSYRHDLEQLAEFAQSLGIKSWREVNKTALIEYLALSGKLGLAPATMARRLSAVRGFFRFLVRERILAANPTQHLESPRLYRNLPVVLSLDEVESIMNAVDLESRFGLRDRAALEILYGSGLRISELINLTCNNLFLELEVAHLRVVGKGSKERLVPVGAEAVHWLRRYLEMERPLLANDQSQDYVILNRFGRQLSAMGMFNLVRKAVTRAGITKAVTPHTFRHSFASHLVDGGASLRAVQEMLGHADISTTQIYTQLNRSYLKSVH